In a genomic window of Infirmifilum sp. NZ:
- the cas4 gene encoding CRISPR-associated protein Cas4, translating to MSSYSLEEAGLLPVALLKEYAYCPRYAYLQLRLGGDYVTPSMRAAGEAGLPELRPPAGWELLRNLYVRSRRLGLHGYADAVLRRGSLVRVVEVKALSDVSRRSLYGRLRHVLAQGVAYALLAEETLRATADSVLIVGSGRWVEVRVTPSLRSYVASLAQRMRRDLEAPKPPPRQASWKCGYCYYRRVCRQLG from the coding sequence GTGTCGTCGTATAGCCTGGAGGAGGCGGGTCTGCTCCCCGTCGCCCTCCTCAAGGAGTACGCCTACTGCCCTAGGTACGCGTACCTCCAGCTCAGGCTCGGCGGGGACTACGTCACCCCCTCCATGAGGGCCGCGGGGGAGGCGGGGCTTCCGGAGCTGAGGCCGCCCGCGGGCTGGGAGCTCCTGAGGAACCTCTACGTGAGGAGCAGGAGGCTGGGGCTCCACGGCTACGCGGACGCGGTGCTGAGGCGCGGCAGCCTCGTCAGGGTTGTGGAGGTCAAGGCTCTGAGCGACGTCTCCCGGCGCTCGCTCTACGGCAGGCTTCGCCACGTCCTAGCCCAGGGCGTAGCGTACGCCCTCCTGGCGGAGGAGACCCTCAGGGCCACGGCGGACTCCGTCCTGATCGTGGGCTCGGGCAGGTGGGTGGAAGTGCGGGTGACGCCCTCCCTCAGGAGCTACGTGGCCTCCCTCGCCCAGCGGATGAGGCGCGACCTCGAGGCCCCTAAGCCGCCCCCGAGGCAGGCTAGCTGGAAGTGCGGCTACTGCTACTACAGGCGCGTCTGCAGGCAGCTGGGCTAG
- the cas2 gene encoding CRISPR-associated endonuclease Cas2: MRVVVVYDISDDADRLRLSSRLLGLSLTRVQRSVFVGRGGYAFAKDVYRVAQRHVTQEGDSVIVLVVPDESLERALVAGRPMAPLGGEARVVV, from the coding sequence ATGAGGGTCGTGGTCGTGTACGACATAAGCGACGACGCCGACAGGCTGAGGCTCTCCTCGCGCCTGCTCGGGCTGTCCCTCACCCGGGTCCAGCGGAGCGTCTTCGTGGGCAGGGGCGGCTACGCGTTCGCGAAGGACGTCTACAGGGTGGCGCAGAGGCACGTCACCCAGGAGGGCGACAGCGTCATCGTGCTGGTCGTCCCCGACGAGAGCCTCGAGCGCGCGCTGGTAGCCGGGAGGCCCATGGCCCCGCTCGGGGGTGAGGCGCGTGTCGTCGTATAG
- the cas1 gene encoding CRISPR-associated endonuclease Cas1 — translation MLLFVSKPCRVRVERGRVVLRTSDGEAVELSPAVYDSVVIATRAASITSAALQALAAHGVDVTLLGAHGHPVARVYPPTINKTAATRVAQYRAIVDGRGLKAAKSIVEAKVRNQAGILRYAAKSRRDDYFAIEAERVEALADEIRRARPDAAEIRELEAQAARVYWGAVAKLLPESYGFTGRDPQGLDVFNMALNYGYGILYARCERALLLVGLDPYAGFMHAMKSGQRTLVYDFIEQFRPVVDKALIFARLVLTASNGILDRDSRRRVAAAVLDALGREFPYRAGRATLDDIIVRKASELASYLRGELEEYVGFRARMG, via the coding sequence ATGCTGCTCTTCGTGTCTAAGCCGTGCAGGGTGAGGGTGGAGAGGGGCAGGGTGGTGCTGCGGACTAGCGACGGCGAGGCTGTGGAGCTCTCCCCGGCGGTCTACGACTCGGTGGTGATCGCGACGAGGGCGGCGAGCATCACCTCCGCAGCCCTGCAGGCCCTCGCGGCCCACGGGGTCGACGTCACGCTCCTCGGGGCCCACGGGCACCCGGTGGCCCGCGTTTACCCGCCGACGATCAACAAGACCGCCGCGACGAGGGTGGCGCAGTACAGGGCGATCGTGGACGGGCGGGGCCTTAAGGCGGCGAAGAGCATCGTGGAGGCGAAGGTGCGCAACCAGGCGGGCATCTTGAGGTACGCGGCGAAGTCGAGGCGTGACGACTACTTCGCGATTGAGGCTGAGAGGGTTGAGGCCCTGGCGGACGAGATCAGGCGCGCGAGGCCGGACGCCGCGGAGATCAGGGAGCTCGAGGCCCAGGCCGCGAGGGTGTACTGGGGGGCTGTCGCGAAGCTGCTCCCCGAGAGCTACGGCTTCACGGGCAGGGACCCGCAGGGGCTCGACGTGTTCAACATGGCGCTCAACTACGGCTACGGGATACTCTACGCGAGGTGCGAGAGGGCGCTCCTCCTCGTCGGCCTCGACCCCTACGCGGGCTTCATGCACGCGATGAAGAGCGGGCAGAGGACCCTGGTCTACGACTTTATCGAGCAGTTCAGGCCGGTCGTCGACAAGGCCCTGATCTTCGCCCGGCTCGTGCTCACGGCCTCGAACGGGATCTTGGACAGGGACTCGAGGAGGAGGGTGGCTGCAGCAGTCCTGGATGCGCTGGGGAGGGAGTTCCCCTACAGAGCGGGGAGGGCGACGCTGGACGACATCATCGTCAGGAAGGCGTCCGAGCTCGCCAGCTACCTCAGGGGCGAGCTTGAGGAGTACGTGGGCTTCAGGGCGAGGATGGGATGA
- the cas4a gene encoding type I-A CRISPR-associated protein Cas4/Csa1 → MFPWTVWGKVRGVVAGDLVVELRGWRLEQVGARHGFMPTVSEVSSPCPTKRDAYLRRVRGLRPQGDGVLQVGRLLHEAFLEPFRLALRGRVSVEEASRAKARLLRGAPRDLRAAASRVFDEAFALASAWGVGGARLPVAVEPELPGSLVGLSDTVRPDLLVGGVPVDFVTGNGLERKELAVTAYALAVEALTSNPVNYGVVAQFAGGRITWRTVVLDDSVRGRFLEARDYVARVVESREDPGVADDCPEWCPWRAVCHAALRV, encoded by the coding sequence ATGTTCCCGTGGACTGTCTGGGGTAAGGTGAGGGGCGTCGTGGCCGGTGACCTCGTGGTGGAGCTGAGGGGCTGGAGGCTCGAGCAGGTGGGGGCGAGGCACGGCTTCATGCCGACTGTGAGCGAGGTTTCCTCGCCTTGCCCGACGAAGCGCGACGCGTACCTGAGGAGGGTCAGGGGGCTGAGGCCTCAGGGCGACGGGGTGCTGCAGGTGGGGAGGCTCCTGCACGAGGCTTTCCTCGAGCCGTTCAGGCTGGCGCTGAGGGGCCGGGTGAGCGTGGAGGAGGCGTCGAGGGCTAAGGCTAGGCTGCTGAGGGGGGCTCCGAGGGACCTAAGGGCGGCCGCGTCGAGGGTCTTCGACGAGGCCTTCGCCCTGGCTAGCGCGTGGGGCGTGGGCGGCGCCAGGCTACCTGTGGCGGTCGAGCCGGAGCTGCCGGGTAGCCTGGTGGGGCTCTCGGACACGGTTAGGCCCGACCTGCTGGTGGGCGGCGTGCCAGTGGACTTCGTCACGGGGAACGGGCTGGAGCGCAAGGAGCTGGCGGTGACCGCCTACGCGCTCGCGGTAGAGGCGCTGACGAGCAACCCCGTGAACTACGGGGTGGTGGCGCAGTTCGCGGGCGGGAGGATAACTTGGAGGACCGTCGTCCTCGACGACTCGGTGAGGGGCCGCTTCCTCGAGGCTAGGGACTACGTGGCGCGGGTCGTTGAGTCGCGCGAGGACCCTGGGGTGGCGGACGACTGCCCGGAGTGGTGCCCCTGGAGGGCGGTGTGCCATGCTGCTCTTCGTGTCTAA
- the csa3 gene encoding CRISPR-associated CARF protein Csa3, with translation MGRLFVVTLGFDEKFAVRALMRRGVGRDDAVVVFLPREESRDERAARALEALRGIVEGLVQGGLREVELNVGDFVSAVAAVRSTVREYGASEVYGSLSGGMRALVVEVLLGLMMLEGVRVFVDVDLESLRGYVSIPLHVFKAPRRDRWISILRALEEAGGVRGVSAVTGYSPATVSREIKQMKALGLVDEELRLTEAGRLYLRIHSA, from the coding sequence GTGGGCAGGCTGTTTGTCGTAACGCTGGGTTTTGACGAGAAGTTCGCTGTGCGTGCTCTGATGAGGAGGGGGGTTGGTAGGGATGACGCGGTAGTGGTCTTTCTTCCACGCGAGGAGTCTAGGGACGAGAGGGCGGCGAGGGCGCTGGAGGCGCTGAGGGGTATCGTCGAGGGCCTAGTTCAGGGCGGGTTGAGGGAGGTAGAGCTGAACGTTGGGGACTTCGTCTCCGCGGTGGCGGCTGTCAGGTCGACGGTCCGCGAGTACGGTGCCTCCGAGGTCTACGGGAGCCTGAGCGGGGGGATGAGGGCGCTCGTGGTGGAGGTCCTGCTGGGGCTCATGATGCTCGAGGGGGTCAGGGTCTTCGTCGACGTTGACCTCGAGTCGCTGAGGGGCTACGTCTCGATACCGCTACACGTCTTCAAGGCGCCGAGGAGGGATAGGTGGATTTCCATCCTCAGGGCGCTGGAGGAGGCGGGGGGTGTGAGGGGCGTCTCGGCGGTAACGGGCTACTCGCCGGCCACGGTGAGCAGGGAGATTAAGCAGATGAAAGCCCTGGGACTCGTGGACGAGGAGCTCAGGTTGACCGAGGCCGGTAGGCTCTACCTGCGAATACACTCCGCTTGA
- the csa5 gene encoding type I-A CRISPR-associated protein Csa5: MGSKWVDVKEFEGIVKMLRFFAAIRNYSFVDRVGNALNPETVEVAIRDALRTFTSIYDSAASDEKGFRYFELEEAGAKRKVYLPAKPREDEVASFVRAVWEDVGVARRVAIMAMSVPAREAEG; encoded by the coding sequence ATGGGCTCGAAATGGGTTGATGTGAAAGAGTTCGAGGGGATAGTCAAGATGCTGCGCTTCTTCGCGGCCATCCGGAACTACAGCTTCGTCGACCGCGTCGGCAACGCCCTTAACCCCGAGACCGTCGAGGTCGCTATCAGGGACGCGCTGAGGACTTTCACCTCGATCTACGACTCCGCCGCGTCCGACGAGAAGGGTTTCCGCTACTTCGAGCTCGAGGAGGCCGGAGCTAAGAGGAAGGTCTACCTGCCTGCGAAGCCGCGCGAGGATGAGGTCGCGAGCTTCGTGAGGGCGGTCTGGGAGGATGTGGGCGTTGCTAGGCGCGTGGCGATCATGGCTATGAGCGTCCCGGCGAGGGAGGCTGAGGGGTGA
- the cas7a gene encoding type I-A CRISPR-associated protein Cas7/Csa2: protein MGVLSFLSLGVRFEANVEALNMVEVSGNYARHRRVPYIITEGGKPKVVYVPAVSGESLAHAYQELLAEEAKSLNLPVCSYCSAGEFLKSMDEEHASEKFGGKVPKLSQRAKKEELIRVVNEIEAGIVRGCVVEDVGGFLYAEKPPVKRTSRFAVSYALPIKSMATYATLEPQLHARHARTTGERREGAAEQMIYYVESGTAIYAFTFNLDLAGIGVSSYSGAQLVEDVGKRRLAAVRALYRMLSSQGFGAKLSRFFPVGGIVSLVATLTERPFTVTSPIYDDFATSTRQRLERVKATFGEKALYFEMGAEGYRTPEDVLSAVIEALKQEGTV, encoded by the coding sequence ATGGGCGTGCTGTCGTTCCTGAGCCTTGGGGTTAGGTTCGAGGCGAACGTCGAGGCCCTGAACATGGTTGAGGTCAGCGGCAACTACGCGAGGCACAGGAGGGTACCCTACATCATCACCGAGGGCGGGAAGCCCAAGGTAGTGTACGTGCCGGCAGTCAGCGGGGAGAGCCTGGCGCACGCGTACCAGGAGCTGCTCGCCGAGGAGGCTAAGTCGCTCAACCTGCCTGTGTGCTCGTACTGCTCAGCCGGGGAGTTCCTCAAGTCGATGGACGAGGAGCACGCGAGCGAGAAGTTCGGTGGCAAGGTCCCGAAGCTCAGCCAGAGGGCGAAGAAGGAGGAGCTGATCAGGGTCGTGAACGAGATAGAGGCTGGGATCGTGAGGGGGTGCGTGGTCGAGGACGTAGGGGGGTTCCTCTACGCGGAGAAGCCCCCGGTGAAGAGGACGTCGAGGTTCGCCGTGAGCTACGCGCTCCCCATCAAGTCGATGGCGACCTACGCGACGCTGGAGCCCCAGCTCCACGCGCGCCACGCTAGGACCACTGGGGAGAGGAGGGAGGGGGCGGCCGAGCAGATGATATACTACGTGGAGAGCGGCACGGCGATCTACGCGTTCACCTTCAACCTCGACCTGGCCGGGATCGGAGTGAGCAGCTACTCCGGGGCGCAGCTCGTCGAGGACGTGGGCAAGAGGCGGCTGGCCGCCGTCAGGGCCCTGTACAGGATGCTGTCTTCCCAGGGCTTCGGCGCGAAGCTCTCGCGCTTCTTTCCAGTGGGCGGGATAGTCTCGCTGGTCGCGACGCTCACTGAGAGGCCTTTCACGGTCACCTCGCCCATATACGACGACTTCGCCACCTCGACGAGGCAGAGGCTCGAGAGGGTGAAAGCCACCTTCGGCGAGAAGGCCCTCTACTTCGAGATGGGGGCCGAGGGCTACAGGACCCCTGAGGACGTGCTGAGCGCCGTGATCGAGGCCCTCAAGCAGGAGGGCACGGTGTAG
- the cas5a gene encoding type I-A CRISPR-associated protein Cas5a, with product MGAAFSLRYVLAVLRPHGVVSLRVQPQSKARVSLKHPPPSSLLGALSYSLAREDGREVVFRDGHVEPRSAEFRDLIEHVAVAVSGEGYSYGSLYKINEYYRGEALQAVTALMNTFLYGEGDFAIKALFVLSGRCDGDCARLVERAAWGISRLGSRESLVSVERVSSGVGRVLAVDEVETEYSFEWREGVSLEGSYDVVFTADWRSVLGNIASAPRIRVVYPRGRVRVRGKGMKVFQFDEGVVVL from the coding sequence TTGGGCGCGGCTTTTTCTCTACGCTACGTCCTAGCCGTTCTGAGGCCGCACGGCGTGGTGTCCCTGAGGGTTCAGCCGCAGAGCAAGGCCCGCGTCAGCCTGAAGCACCCACCCCCAAGCTCCCTGCTTGGCGCCCTCTCCTATTCCCTCGCCCGGGAAGACGGAAGGGAGGTCGTGTTCAGGGACGGGCACGTCGAGCCGAGGAGCGCCGAGTTCAGGGACTTAATCGAGCACGTAGCTGTGGCCGTCTCGGGTGAGGGCTACTCCTACGGCTCCCTCTACAAGATAAACGAGTACTACCGCGGGGAGGCCCTTCAGGCCGTGACGGCCCTCATGAACACCTTCCTCTACGGGGAGGGCGACTTCGCCATAAAAGCCCTGTTCGTTCTCAGCGGGAGGTGCGACGGGGACTGCGCCAGGCTCGTCGAGAGGGCAGCGTGGGGGATCTCGAGGCTCGGCTCGAGGGAGTCGCTGGTGAGCGTGGAGCGCGTCTCCTCTGGTGTAGGCAGGGTGCTCGCGGTCGACGAGGTGGAGACGGAGTACTCCTTCGAGTGGAGGGAGGGGGTTAGCCTGGAGGGCTCCTACGACGTGGTCTTCACAGCCGACTGGCGCTCGGTGCTGGGCAATATAGCCTCCGCGCCGAGAATTAGGGTCGTCTACCCCAGAGGCAGGGTCAGGGTGAGGGGTAAAGGCATGAAGGTCTTCCAGTTCGACGAGGGGGTGGTTGTCCTTTGA
- the cas8a2 gene encoding type I-A CRISPR-associated protein Cas8a2/Csx9: MSAPVLTSGLLTEVMAQGLAYIYLQGLVDAQLEEKEVNERVADVLERKAEELSGEDITSSAVTGHFKDHYFSPDDGVLVKWYGGGEQPTEYARLMLYVMEGTARLLRQDQVSFLRSLGSVEGLSFGEPFRGKLAIVPAILKQAEFYEKQTVFMSPTSGPEADLLVDPVWFAILALGFMLGFGGYYDGAYHVFTKPGLPLTLEGLSSLHTPTLSRMLEGLELVSKLSRDVRPSPASEEVFSIQMAMGVAESGRSVSPEAFPLNLYVVEFVANTYTVTRSLSVDLEPLVAYLNSYLGELRKLTLEVVREEPLEPLKVIVRHAVEDLTGRGVSGEPVFYLFVKDFYRAVVSRNAALLEDALLRFLRRLDVAIRNRELRAEAAQRLMAFRSEQNVQAMLKAIA; encoded by the coding sequence TTGAGCGCGCCTGTACTCACCTCGGGGCTACTCACGGAGGTCATGGCCCAGGGGCTTGCGTACATCTACTTGCAGGGCCTCGTCGACGCCCAGCTCGAGGAGAAGGAGGTGAATGAGCGGGTTGCCGACGTTCTTGAGAGAAAGGCCGAGGAGCTGAGTGGGGAAGATATCACCAGTAGCGCAGTGACGGGCCACTTCAAGGATCACTACTTCTCGCCGGATGATGGCGTCCTCGTGAAGTGGTACGGGGGCGGCGAGCAGCCAACTGAGTACGCGAGGCTCATGCTGTACGTCATGGAGGGGACGGCCAGGCTCCTCCGCCAGGACCAGGTCTCCTTCCTCAGAAGCCTAGGGAGCGTGGAGGGGTTAAGCTTCGGGGAGCCCTTCAGGGGGAAGCTGGCGATAGTCCCCGCTATCTTGAAGCAGGCCGAGTTCTACGAGAAGCAGACGGTGTTTATGAGCCCCACAAGCGGTCCAGAGGCTGACCTCCTCGTGGACCCGGTGTGGTTTGCCATTCTGGCGCTGGGCTTCATGCTGGGGTTTGGCGGCTACTACGACGGGGCTTACCACGTGTTCACGAAGCCCGGGCTGCCCCTCACCCTTGAGGGCCTGAGCTCGCTGCACACGCCCACTCTCTCCAGGATGCTGGAGGGCTTGGAGCTAGTGTCGAAGCTGAGCAGGGATGTGAGGCCGTCGCCGGCATCCGAAGAGGTGTTCTCCATCCAGATGGCGATGGGTGTGGCTGAGAGCGGCCGGTCCGTTAGCCCTGAGGCCTTCCCGCTTAACCTCTACGTTGTGGAGTTCGTGGCGAACACGTACACCGTGACCAGGAGCCTGAGCGTGGACCTGGAGCCTCTCGTGGCCTACCTCAACTCGTACCTGGGCGAGCTCAGGAAGCTTACACTCGAAGTGGTTCGCGAAGAGCCCCTTGAGCCGCTAAAGGTGATCGTGAGGCATGCCGTCGAAGACCTCACGGGTAGGGGGGTTTCCGGGGAGCCCGTGTTCTACCTCTTCGTGAAGGACTTCTACCGCGCCGTAGTCTCGAGGAACGCGGCGCTGCTGGAGGACGCGCTCCTCAGGTTCCTGAGGAGGCTAGACGTTGCGATCCGCAACAGAGAGCTACGGGCGGAGGCCGCTCAGAGGCTCATGGCGTTCAGGAGCGAGCAGAACGTGCAGGCCATGCTCAAGGCGATCGCGTAG